The following are encoded together in the Bacillus sp. V2I10 genome:
- a CDS encoding PucR family transcriptional regulator, translating into MKSYITIDEILNRKHFAQTEVIAGARGLHRQLKWVHIVESIQISNLLNGHELILTTGLGFKDNPQNFVSFLRQLIERHTAGLCIEMGTHIHSIPEAVIELADHHHFPIILFHQEVPFVEITQDVHSLIINKQYQLLSDLENYSQQLNKMLLEIEDYEQILKFLQAYLEVQVIAVLSGNKADFFPEPKGNEKEALLLKIKNRDENIKSKIASQNVQILGETYAELLIIANCRELNEFDLLILDRTANAFAQHLLRDLYVKEKKMAEESEWLTNWLEGEYTDEIIKEQLSFIDPKLHLNGGAVCICKLSPDLSGQAPNVDSTYLKLLFRTVFEQFGFHLFTVEVRHHLIFIVGNKRHKQDWKERMEGALLRIHSGNGSERIRTSSISTGVGKFADKLGNIHLSYQTAKETLALQDSLSKEGKSYFYQDLHMYRMMSLLKKHGDLEETIHEYLAPVIEYDRKYNGDMLITLKTYLACNGSKQETSKKLFIVRQTLYHRIEKLELLLGENFMNSDRRLALEFMLMAHDFIMNTEGSIPLQHKIE; encoded by the coding sequence ATGAAATCATACATAACGATTGATGAAATTTTAAATCGAAAGCATTTTGCCCAAACTGAAGTAATTGCTGGTGCAAGAGGATTGCACCGCCAATTGAAATGGGTCCATATTGTCGAATCGATCCAAATCAGCAATCTATTAAATGGCCATGAGCTGATTCTTACAACGGGTCTAGGCTTTAAAGATAATCCCCAAAACTTTGTTTCGTTTCTGAGACAATTGATCGAGAGGCATACTGCCGGTCTATGCATCGAAATGGGCACACACATTCACAGTATTCCGGAAGCAGTAATTGAACTTGCAGATCACCACCATTTTCCTATCATTTTGTTTCATCAAGAGGTTCCCTTTGTTGAAATTACTCAAGACGTGCATTCCCTCATCATCAATAAACAATATCAACTTCTCTCTGATTTAGAAAATTATTCTCAGCAGCTAAACAAGATGCTGCTTGAAATTGAAGACTATGAGCAAATCCTGAAATTTCTCCAGGCCTATTTAGAGGTTCAGGTTATTGCTGTATTAAGCGGAAATAAAGCTGATTTTTTCCCAGAGCCAAAGGGAAATGAAAAAGAAGCGCTGCTTTTGAAAATCAAGAATAGAGATGAAAACATAAAATCCAAGATCGCAAGTCAGAATGTACAGATTCTCGGCGAGACCTACGCCGAGCTGCTGATTATCGCTAACTGCCGCGAACTGAACGAATTTGATCTGCTCATTTTAGACAGAACCGCTAACGCATTTGCCCAGCATTTGCTGAGGGATTTATATGTAAAAGAAAAAAAGATGGCAGAAGAAAGCGAATGGCTGACAAACTGGCTTGAAGGCGAATACACGGATGAAATTATCAAAGAACAGCTTTCTTTTATTGATCCCAAACTTCATTTGAATGGTGGAGCAGTCTGTATTTGCAAGCTATCTCCTGATCTGTCGGGCCAGGCGCCAAACGTGGACAGCACCTATCTCAAGCTTTTGTTCAGAACGGTATTTGAACAATTTGGGTTTCATTTATTTACGGTTGAAGTCCGTCATCATCTCATTTTTATCGTGGGAAACAAACGGCACAAACAGGATTGGAAAGAGCGGATGGAAGGTGCCCTTTTAAGAATCCATTCAGGAAATGGATCAGAACGGATCAGAACCTCCTCTATTTCCACTGGTGTCGGGAAGTTTGCCGACAAACTTGGAAATATTCATCTAAGCTATCAAACAGCCAAAGAAACCCTTGCCCTGCAGGACTCCCTTTCAAAAGAAGGAAAAAGCTACTTTTATCAGGACCTGCATATGTATCGAATGATGTCATTGTTAAAAAAACACGGTGATCTCGAAGAAACGATTCATGAATATTTGGCGCCTGTGATTGAATATGACCGGAAATACAACGGGGACATGCTGATTACTTTAAAAACGTATTTAGCATGCAACGGATCTAAGCAAGAAACATCTAAAAAATTATTTATTGTAAGGCAAACCCTTTACCATCGTATAGAAAAGCTAGAATTGCTGCTTGGGGAAAACTTCATGAACTCAGACAGAAGACTTGCCCTCGAATTTATGCTCATGGCTCATGATTTTATCATGAATACAGAAGGGTCCATTCCGCTCCAGCATAAAATTGAATAG
- a CDS encoding NCS1 family transporter: MAKNYLKSPDLLPIPHHKKNIGSLGFALIWVGMAVVLAAFAIGGAGVQSLPLGWVVAATIIGSIALGLLMTLTGDIGVEHGLSFPVYMRAPFGTIGTHIPSVVRGFVASCWFGVNTYFGASAMNAILATLSGFNNWMVCFFIFAILQVVNTALGMKAIERFADLAAPVIIIISGWMYFTLSDHALQEGRNVWSWVENPVTGGAAVTAFMVVIMSNMGFWGTLAADMPSLSRFVKAPKLEKNWFKRNKSQIAGNLIAYPIVQTFMVVIGAVSYIAVTNYDPVVALQQSATGIILGILLVMIVFAQWSTNTSANLIPAAVIFSNVGGPKVPFWAGVAVAGFIGIVVQPWSLFGVIIGILLIVGGILSAICGILVADYYLIRKRRVNVKDLYEPEGQYKYMKGINVAGFIAWILGGAAAAAIPSYSFIVGFAVGCITYYILAKYWWFEIYTQAELKDPDDQKYLGITVGNDWTIDLEDESVPNVAVGPVQTEQI; encoded by the coding sequence GTGGCTAAAAATTATTTGAAGTCTCCTGATTTGCTGCCGATTCCTCATCACAAGAAAAACATTGGTTCGCTGGGCTTTGCTTTAATCTGGGTTGGGATGGCAGTTGTACTGGCTGCATTTGCTATTGGAGGAGCCGGTGTACAAAGTCTTCCACTTGGCTGGGTTGTTGCTGCAACCATCATCGGTTCGATAGCCCTTGGTCTTTTAATGACATTGACTGGCGATATCGGAGTTGAGCATGGGTTATCCTTTCCTGTTTATATGAGGGCTCCTTTTGGGACAATCGGGACACATATTCCTTCCGTTGTTCGGGGGTTTGTGGCTTCATGCTGGTTTGGCGTCAATACTTACTTTGGCGCGAGTGCAATGAATGCCATCCTTGCTACTTTATCTGGCTTTAATAATTGGATGGTTTGTTTCTTCATATTTGCAATCCTGCAAGTTGTCAATACAGCTCTTGGAATGAAGGCGATTGAACGATTTGCCGATCTGGCAGCGCCTGTTATCATCATTATTTCTGGCTGGATGTATTTTACACTTTCCGATCATGCCCTTCAGGAAGGCAGAAACGTATGGTCCTGGGTAGAAAATCCGGTAACCGGAGGAGCAGCTGTTACCGCTTTTATGGTAGTCATTATGTCCAACATGGGATTTTGGGGTACACTCGCTGCGGATATGCCATCGCTTTCCCGTTTTGTTAAAGCGCCTAAATTAGAAAAAAACTGGTTTAAGCGGAACAAAAGCCAAATTGCCGGCAATTTAATTGCCTATCCAATCGTTCAGACCTTTATGGTTGTGATTGGTGCTGTTTCTTATATCGCTGTGACGAACTATGATCCTGTTGTTGCCCTCCAGCAGTCTGCAACCGGCATTATTCTTGGTATCTTATTGGTTATGATTGTTTTTGCGCAGTGGTCGACAAATACCTCTGCCAATCTGATTCCTGCGGCTGTCATTTTCTCTAACGTCGGGGGGCCAAAGGTTCCTTTTTGGGCAGGTGTAGCCGTTGCCGGTTTTATTGGAATTGTCGTTCAGCCTTGGAGTTTATTTGGAGTTATTATTGGAATATTATTAATAGTTGGAGGAATCCTGTCTGCTATTTGCGGTATTCTAGTAGCTGACTATTATTTGATTCGAAAGCGCAGAGTGAATGTGAAGGACCTCTATGAACCCGAGGGTCAATACAAATATATGAAAGGAATAAACGTTGCCGGCTTTATCGCGTGGATCCTTGGCGGGGCAGCTGCAGCCGCTATCCCTTCCTACTCATTTATTGTAGGTTTTGCGGTCGGCTGCATCACCTATTACATCCTGGCTAAATATTGGTGGTTTGAGATCTATACCCAAGCTGAATTAAAAGATCCTGATGATCAAAAGTATCTTGGCATAACAGTAGGAAATGACTGGACAATCGATCTTGAAGATGAATCCGTACCGAACGTCGCAGTTGGCCCTGTTCAAACAGAGCAAATTTAA
- the hydA gene encoding dihydropyrimidinase produces the protein MKKLIKNGIIVTAADTYKADILVEGEQIAAIGCNLPEEDAEIVDAKGCYVFPGGIDPHTHLEMPFGGTVTKDDFESGTMAAAFGGTTTVIDFCLTEKGKPLKDAIQIWHEKSRDKAVIDYSFHLMISEINDDVLGELPAVINEEGISSFKVFMAYKNVFQADDETLFRTLLTAKELGGLVMVHAENGDVIDYLTKKALAEGKTDPIYHALTRPPEVEGEATGRAAQLTGLAGSQLYVVHVSCADAVEKIAEARSKGFDVWGETCPQYLVLDQTYLEKPDFEGAKYVWSPPLRDKKHQDVLWNALKTGVLQTLGSDQCSFDFKGQKDLGKGDFTKIPNGGPIIEDRLSILFSEGVKKGRISLNQFVDMTSTKTAKLFGLYPKKGTIAVGSDADLVLFDPAAERTISAETHHMAVDYNAFEGLQVTGEPVSVLSRGEFVVRDRKFAGRAGRGQYQKRAKYGELLDTSENAKISI, from the coding sequence ATGAAAAAATTAATAAAAAATGGCATAATCGTCACGGCTGCTGATACGTATAAAGCAGATATTTTAGTGGAAGGGGAACAAATTGCGGCGATTGGCTGCAATCTGCCTGAAGAAGACGCAGAAATCGTTGATGCAAAGGGGTGCTACGTTTTTCCTGGCGGTATAGATCCGCATACACATCTTGAAATGCCTTTTGGCGGAACCGTCACAAAGGATGATTTTGAGAGCGGAACAATGGCCGCAGCCTTTGGAGGCACAACAACGGTTATTGATTTTTGTTTAACCGAAAAAGGAAAACCTTTGAAGGATGCCATTCAGATATGGCATGAAAAATCCAGGGATAAAGCAGTGATCGATTACAGTTTTCACTTAATGATTTCTGAAATAAATGATGACGTACTTGGCGAGCTTCCTGCTGTGATTAATGAAGAAGGCATTTCTTCATTTAAAGTCTTTATGGCTTACAAAAACGTTTTTCAGGCTGACGACGAAACATTATTCCGAACGCTTTTAACGGCTAAAGAACTTGGCGGTCTTGTCATGGTTCATGCTGAAAATGGTGATGTCATTGATTATCTGACTAAAAAAGCCCTTGCTGAAGGAAAGACAGACCCGATTTACCATGCCTTAACACGCCCTCCAGAAGTGGAAGGCGAAGCAACTGGCAGAGCTGCTCAATTAACAGGGCTTGCTGGTTCACAGCTATATGTTGTACACGTGTCTTGTGCTGACGCTGTTGAAAAAATTGCCGAAGCAAGAAGTAAGGGCTTTGATGTATGGGGGGAAACATGTCCTCAGTACTTGGTACTTGATCAAACGTACTTGGAAAAGCCTGATTTTGAAGGTGCAAAATATGTCTGGTCACCGCCTCTCCGAGATAAGAAACATCAAGATGTGCTGTGGAATGCGCTAAAAACGGGAGTGCTGCAAACTCTTGGGTCTGATCAATGTTCTTTTGATTTTAAAGGACAAAAGGATTTGGGAAAAGGAGATTTCACTAAAATTCCAAATGGCGGCCCTATTATAGAAGATCGTCTGAGTATTCTTTTTTCTGAAGGCGTGAAAAAAGGAAGAATATCTTTAAATCAATTTGTGGATATGACAAGCACCAAAACGGCAAAGCTATTCGGTCTCTATCCTAAAAAAGGAACGATTGCAGTCGGCTCTGATGCGGATCTTGTCCTTTTTGATCCCGCTGCAGAACGGACGATTTCTGCTGAAACTCACCATATGGCGGTTGATTATAACGCATTTGAGGGACTGCAAGTAACAGGAGAGCCAGTATCCGTTCTATCAAGAGGTGAATTCGTCGTACGGGATAGGAAATTTGCCGGCAGGGCAGGCAGAGGGCAATATCAAAAGAGAGCTAAATATGGAGAGCTGCTTGACACGAGCGAAAACGCAAAAATATCTATCTGA
- the preA gene encoding NAD-dependent dihydropyrimidine dehydrogenase subunit PreA gives MADLRIDFAGIKSPNPFWLASAPPTNSGYQVQRAFEAGWGGAVWKTLGDPILNVSSRFAAVSFNGQRVAGFNNIELITDRPLEVNLKEIYETKKRFPNHAIIVSLMVEPKQEKWHEIVKRVEDVGVDGLELNFGCPHGMAERGMGAASGQVPDLVERQTYWAKEAAKTPVIVKLTPNITDITVTAEAAVAGGADAISMINTINSLAGVDIDTWNTIPHVAGKGAHGGYCGPAVKPIALNMVAECARNPRINVPISGIGGISNWKDTVEFMLMGAMGVQVCTAAMHHGFRIVEDMIEGLSNYLDDKGLSSVMDLVGKSVPRYSDWGELDLNYKVVAKINTDVCINCNKCHIACEDTSHQCIDMLKDESGQSYLKVREEDCVGCNLCSIVCPVDGAIDMIELANELPPMTWNKRQAVIGALRTSSADFVK, from the coding sequence ATGGCTGATTTAAGAATTGATTTTGCAGGGATAAAGTCACCGAATCCTTTTTGGCTCGCATCCGCCCCTCCGACGAACTCGGGCTATCAGGTTCAGAGGGCGTTTGAGGCAGGCTGGGGAGGAGCTGTATGGAAGACGCTCGGGGATCCAATTTTAAATGTATCCTCCCGCTTTGCTGCAGTCAGTTTTAATGGGCAGCGTGTAGCCGGTTTTAATAATATTGAATTAATTACAGACCGCCCACTTGAAGTCAATTTAAAAGAAATCTATGAAACAAAAAAAAGATTCCCGAATCATGCCATTATTGTGTCGCTGATGGTTGAACCGAAGCAGGAGAAATGGCATGAAATTGTAAAGCGGGTGGAGGATGTCGGAGTAGACGGACTTGAGCTGAATTTCGGCTGTCCCCACGGCATGGCAGAGCGGGGCATGGGAGCCGCATCAGGTCAGGTGCCGGACCTGGTGGAGAGACAAACCTACTGGGCAAAAGAAGCGGCTAAAACCCCTGTGATTGTCAAACTTACGCCAAACATTACCGATATTACTGTGACAGCTGAGGCAGCCGTCGCGGGCGGAGCTGATGCCATTTCCATGATCAATACAATTAACAGCCTCGCAGGCGTCGACATTGATACGTGGAATACGATTCCGCACGTAGCCGGAAAAGGAGCCCACGGCGGGTACTGCGGCCCTGCAGTTAAGCCGATTGCTTTAAATATGGTTGCTGAATGCGCAAGAAACCCGCGGATTAACGTTCCTATTTCAGGCATTGGCGGAATCTCAAACTGGAAAGATACCGTTGAATTTATGCTGATGGGTGCAATGGGCGTCCAGGTTTGTACAGCCGCCATGCATCACGGATTCCGAATTGTTGAAGATATGATTGAAGGCCTGTCCAATTATTTAGATGACAAAGGCTTATCCTCCGTCATGGATCTGGTCGGCAAGTCTGTTCCAAGATATTCGGACTGGGGAGAGCTTGATTTAAACTATAAAGTTGTAGCGAAAATTAATACTGATGTCTGCATCAACTGCAATAAATGCCACATTGCCTGTGAAGATACATCCCATCAGTGCATTGACATGCTTAAGGATGAGAGCGGTCAGTCCTATCTGAAAGTGCGCGAGGAAGATTGTGTAGGCTGCAACCTTTGCTCAATCGTATGTCCAGTGGACGGCGCGATTGATATGATTGAGCTTGCAAATGAACTGCCTCCAATGACATGGAATAAAAGACAGGCAGTTATTGGTGCACTTAGAACATCGAGTGCTGACTTTGTGAAGTAA
- a CDS encoding NAD(P)-dependent oxidoreductase, with translation MEVEQALSNREAFEEANRCLYCYDAPCIQACPTGIDIPSFIKKIASGNLKGSAKTIMTANPVGASCSRVCPTEELCEGACVLNSSTKPIMIGNLQRYATDWAIHNEQILFRAGEKNGKTVAIVGGGPAGLSAARELALLGYSVTIFEAEQYAGGLNTYGIVSFRLPQSISFWEVEQVKSLDVEIRTNTRVGKDVMASELIENYDAVVLAVGMSSVPKLGIEGEDADGVYDAIDFVKDTKTAKTMELIGKKAVVIGAGNTAIDAATCSVRLGAEDVSILYRRTQAEMTAYDFEYDFAKQDGVAFKWLTAPKRIVTNEDNRVIGIECFKMELSAGSDGQRPRPVAIPGSEFIIETDAVIRAIGQSRYLDLIEQFGVEHSDGVVRISEESYQTSNEKIFACGDVIFGKGQGEAMVVSAAQQGKLTAYEIHKKISFEELKLA, from the coding sequence ATGGAAGTTGAGCAGGCCCTGTCAAACAGGGAAGCGTTCGAGGAAGCCAATCGATGTTTATATTGCTATGACGCTCCTTGTATTCAGGCCTGTCCGACTGGGATTGATATCCCTTCTTTTATAAAGAAAATCGCTTCAGGAAATCTGAAGGGATCCGCCAAAACCATTATGACGGCTAATCCTGTGGGGGCAAGCTGTTCCCGTGTTTGCCCGACGGAGGAGCTTTGTGAAGGTGCGTGTGTACTTAATTCATCTACAAAGCCCATTATGATCGGCAACCTGCAGCGCTATGCGACAGACTGGGCGATTCATAATGAACAGATCCTGTTTCGGGCTGGTGAAAAGAATGGAAAGACAGTGGCAATTGTCGGCGGAGGACCTGCAGGATTATCAGCAGCAAGGGAGCTTGCTTTGCTCGGCTACAGCGTAACGATTTTTGAAGCTGAACAATATGCCGGTGGCTTAAACACGTATGGCATCGTCTCTTTCAGGCTTCCTCAATCCATTTCTTTTTGGGAAGTAGAGCAAGTGAAAAGTCTTGATGTTGAAATCAGGACAAATACACGGGTCGGAAAAGATGTCATGGCTTCCGAATTGATAGAGAACTATGATGCCGTTGTTCTCGCTGTAGGCATGTCTTCAGTTCCAAAGCTTGGCATTGAAGGCGAAGATGCAGATGGTGTCTACGATGCAATTGATTTTGTAAAAGATACGAAAACAGCAAAAACAATGGAGCTGATTGGGAAGAAGGCAGTTGTAATAGGAGCTGGAAACACGGCAATTGATGCTGCAACTTGCTCAGTCAGACTTGGTGCAGAGGATGTCAGCATTCTCTACCGCAGAACTCAGGCAGAAATGACAGCCTACGATTTTGAATATGACTTCGCCAAACAGGACGGTGTTGCATTCAAATGGCTTACTGCTCCAAAGCGGATTGTGACGAATGAGGATAACAGAGTAATAGGAATTGAATGCTTCAAAATGGAGCTTTCTGCAGGAAGTGATGGACAGCGACCGCGTCCTGTTGCCATTCCAGGCTCTGAGTTTATCATCGAAACAGATGCAGTCATCCGAGCAATCGGGCAATCTAGATATCTTGATTTAATCGAGCAATTCGGCGTAGAACACTCTGACGGGGTGGTGCGAATTTCAGAAGAATCTTATCAAACCTCAAACGAGAAGATTTTTGCCTGCGGAGATGTTATTTTCGGGAAAGGCCAGGGAGAAGCGATGGTTGTTTCAGCTGCTCAGCAAGGGAAGCTGACAGCTTATGAGATTCATAAAAAGATATCTTTTGAAGAACTGAAGCTTGCCTAA
- a CDS encoding nitrilase-related carbon-nitrogen hydrolase, with protein sequence MSDKVVIGLIQASNDVDGNEAVEVHKEKAIEKHIKLVKEASDRGAQIVCLQEIFYGPYFCTEQNTKWYDAAEEIPNGPTTKRFQELARELGVVIVLPIYEREGIATYYNAAAVIDADGSYLGKYRKHHIPHVGVGKEGGGFWEKFYFKPGNLGYPVFDTAFAKIGVYICYDRHFPEGARLLGLNGAEIVFNPSATVAGLSEYLWRLEQPAHAVANGYYIGAINRVGYEGPWNMGEFYGQSYLADPRGRFVAEGSRDRDEVVIGEMDKKLIREVRDTWQFYRDRRPETYQEMTALLP encoded by the coding sequence ATGTCAGACAAAGTTGTAATTGGATTAATTCAGGCAAGCAATGATGTAGATGGAAATGAGGCTGTCGAAGTTCACAAGGAAAAAGCCATTGAAAAGCATATCAAGCTTGTGAAAGAAGCAAGCGACAGAGGTGCACAGATTGTTTGTCTTCAGGAAATCTTTTATGGCCCATACTTCTGCACGGAGCAGAACACGAAATGGTACGACGCAGCGGAAGAAATTCCAAATGGACCGACTACAAAAAGGTTTCAGGAGCTTGCCCGTGAACTGGGCGTCGTAATTGTGCTGCCAATTTATGAACGCGAAGGAATTGCTACTTATTATAATGCAGCTGCAGTTATCGATGCGGATGGATCATACTTAGGAAAATACCGTAAACATCATATTCCGCATGTGGGAGTTGGCAAAGAAGGCGGCGGTTTCTGGGAGAAGTTTTACTTTAAACCGGGCAACCTCGGCTATCCCGTATTTGATACAGCTTTTGCGAAAATTGGAGTCTATATCTGTTATGATCGGCATTTCCCGGAAGGTGCAAGGCTCCTTGGGTTAAATGGAGCTGAAATTGTCTTTAATCCATCAGCTACAGTAGCGGGTCTTTCAGAATATTTATGGAGGCTTGAACAGCCTGCTCATGCAGTTGCAAACGGGTATTACATCGGGGCCATCAACCGGGTTGGTTATGAAGGGCCATGGAACATGGGTGAGTTTTACGGACAATCCTATCTTGCCGATCCAAGAGGACGCTTTGTGGCTGAAGGAAGCCGTGACAGGGACGAGGTCGTCATAGGTGAGATGGATAAAAAATTAATCCGTGAAGTCCGGGATACGTGGCAGTTTTATCGTGACAGACGTCCCGAAACGTATCAGGAAATGACGGCTTTGCTGCCTTAA
- a CDS encoding DUF6509 family protein translates to MNIAAYTVEKLHDPFGILSGDRYEFFLELDVDEDDELYTEKGLLLKVIYLVDDSSGRISVYHLMEKETNTFLDFELDEEEEAMIKEFCQGHYSEEN, encoded by the coding sequence TTGAATATTGCAGCCTACACGGTTGAAAAATTGCATGATCCATTCGGAATATTATCAGGGGATCGCTATGAATTCTTTTTAGAACTGGATGTTGATGAAGACGACGAACTTTATACGGAAAAGGGTCTGCTATTAAAGGTTATTTATTTAGTGGATGACAGCAGCGGAAGAATCTCTGTTTATCATCTCATGGAAAAGGAAACAAATACATTCCTTGATTTTGAGCTTGATGAAGAAGAAGAAGCCATGATAAAAGAGTTTTGCCAAGGGCATTATTCAGAGGAAAATTAA